GCTAATGCCTTGTTACCAACGAGGTATGCCTGTCTAGCCTACTCGTGCATACAGAAATTATAAAGGAAATCAATTAGCTCCAAAGAATACTGCAATTTGGTAAACAAAACTTGTACTTTCAAAAAGAATTAACTGAACTGTTAGCCAGCAGTGACGATACTGGACATATTCCAAAAGATACCATTGACCATGTCAACCCTCATTCTATCATTTAGCCATCAAAAGGTGAGGCTTGCAAGCAATGATCGAATGAAGCTTCAACACTATAGACCATCATGCATGTATAGTTCACATTGATTTCAGCATGTTACGCTTCAAATATGTAGAACAGTTATCACTATTCACCTTTCAGCCATTGTAGCATCACCAACAGTAAGATTAGGTAATAAATCAACCTATACCTAACAACTATGTACAGCATAGAAACCTTTTGATTCCTTCTCTCAAAATGGGTTTCTTGCATTTCTTGCTCGCCCCTTGCAATGTAGAATGAAAACATAACCTTTACATAAAGAGACACTACCAACTGCTGTCAGTTTACAAGAGTACAACAAGAGCACAATATCAACCTCCTAGAAAATGTAAAGACCAACGAGTCAGGTTTCACAGCGAAAGGCAAACTCATGGTAAATATTTAGTTTGTCCCCCTTGCGGAAAGACAGAAACTTAATTGGAAAAGTTAATACATGCCAGCACCTAGTAGATCACTCAACTAGAAGGTGACAAAACATCCTTCTGACCAGGTGTATTGAGAAACCAAGCAGACAAAAGTCTTCAAATTCAAAACAGTAAACCAATGTTTATATAGTTACATAATTCATCTTAAAAGTAAAGAAGCAGTCCTTGAACACTGCCAATTTTGAAAGAAATTGGGTTGTTCCTCCAGTCAAGGGCTGGGAAAAAGTTGATGGAGAAGAGAGGCCATACAGTAGATGCAATTACAGTTTCCCATTGGAAGCGATAAATTCTTGAGGGAGAGGGTCTAGAAGAGTCTTGTACTTGAATCTGAGCTTGCAATGTTGTTTGTGTTTGTTTATAAGAATGTCAGCAAACAAATACATAAGATGAGTGTCACACTGTTAGTTCAGAGTATATCTGTTTAGATTGTCCTTCATCTTCGTTTCAGTAATTCTTACCTGTTCAAAGTATGCATTGCGGACACGTGCATGGTCACGAGCTTCCTCCCGCATTTCAGAATACATATTTGCTGCCATCTCAACAAAGTTAAAGCCTTATACAGGTGAAAAAGCTTTTCTCAGACAGCtaaaaagtaaattaaaattGTTCCACAAAATTATTACCAACTGCTTCTCCAGTTTCAAGCCAGATAGGAGCTGCACGAGCTGATCCCCGACTCTGTAACCTATCATTGTAAATCCCCCTTACCTGGCCAGTGTTGTATGAGCTTGCTAAGACATGTGAACCTCTACTTGATCCAGCATTTGCATCTGCAGAACCATTTCTGTCATACTTCCATATGCCAGAATCTTGAGGCGTCATTTTCCTAACTGCTGCGGCAAAATCTATAGCTCCTCTAGAGGGAAAGGAAGACCCAGACTTGAACAAAAGTACATTGTCTTTCTCAGAAGATCTATAAGGGCTGATGTTCTGTTGGAGATCATCACCAGCAAACTTTGTCATGCCATTTTGACCTTCTATTGTTGAAAGAGCAGGGAAATCCATTGCACTAAGATTTGGAGTTGACAAGGCTTTTGAATTTATACTTTGATTCAAACCACCATCCACTTGAAGCTACAAATAAGATAAATGGTACTGTAAAAACCTCACCATAAAATAATATCAGGAGATGTCATTTGtaacataaatatatatgaaaGATGCCAGATATAAGAAAGCTAGTTCATTTGTGTATATATTACTGAGCCTAGTGAAATGTGTCTTCCAATCACATGTAGGCGGCATTCACTTTTCCAACCCAAAAAATGAGTGATCCCGTATCATCAATCTTGAAGTAATAACACACTAACAAAAATATGAACCAGAATACCAGTTAGTAAGTAGACCTCTTATATATCATCAGAATTATGACTTGTCCTTAAATAAGATCGCATCCACATCTCATGCTCTACAAAAGCTGTCATTCAACTATCAAACAAAAGCAGCACCTAGAATTCTAGATCAAAACTTCAATGATGATCGATCAGACATTATCTCCAATTCAtgagattttaattttattctaCATAACAAATCAAAAGCCAAAAAGAAGCATATCAGTGCAACCAGACATGCCACAGATACATATCCACAACAAATATTCTCACAAAGTGAGTAAAAATCTGTCAGAAAAAAGCatgagagaaaagagaagatTGAGATGCCAAGCAATGATAAACAGGGAATAAGCAACACATGCAACCGGGAACTGAAACAGGGCTGCCAATTTGAAACATCTTCAAGGTTGCCGAAAATCAGATAGGGGCTCTGAAAAAATGTGCATTTGAAGTCTAGACATTAACTACTGAGGAGAATTAAACTGGTGATTAGAAGCACAGGAAacaattcagccccaaaattacctcttttttaattttaacagTAGCATAATTgctaaaataaaacaaagaagaagaagaatgtcTACTTATCAAATTAGTAGTTAAAGgagaataaataaacaaataatgaCACAGGGGAGAGCTCAGAAATTGTTCTTAGTTAAGAAGCAAAAGTATACTTCAAGCTGAGTGAGCATTTCAATTGTCAGGTTCAAGTCACCCCCATTGGCAAAGTAAACCTCTGCAACACTTTCAGCAGCAAAACCAGGGAATTGTGAAGCCAAAAAGTCAAGAGGATCTGCATTGTCCACATACTGCTGCTCATTCATCAAGTCAGACAGCAAACTGTGCCTTGAATTCGCATTGTACGGAGCTCCCTCCCTAACACTCGAAAGAAGTCGGTCATTGTTAAAAATATGTTTGTCCCAAGGTTTAGTTGACATGCTATTGAAACTGCCTGAGGACAGATTTTCGCCATAGGATGAAACAGGAAATCTCATCTTCTCATTAAAGCTATTTCCATTGACACAATGAGGAGATAATTCATTCTGATCTTTCAGCATAAACCCACTGCCTATTGAAGCAGGAAACCTAGATGCTTCATTGACTTCAGTTAGTGACAAACTTGATAATGATAGGCTATTGAATCCTTGAGGATCATCCTCCCCCATAACCTTAAAGTCAGGAGTGATGTCATCAGGTAGCTGATGACGCCAATACTGGTGGGCCTCTTCATCTGAGTTATTCGAGACAGAAGACTCAGACCTATCAAGTACAGATTTTCCTAATGTTGCAGTGGCAGAGGCAGCGAACTTTGAAGATGCTTCTGCAGTACTAGTGCTTCCAGTCACTGATCTAAGAGAAGAAGGAACAAATTCTGCAGCATTTGGATTCAAAGTTGTTATCTTCGTGGAGGATAGTTTTTTGTCACTAATAAGAGCCCCTTTTCCCGAAAAGTTCATTCTTCAAGTTTCCAGATCttttccaaatttaaaaaagaaaaaaagggtctCTACATGcataaaaagaaatttgaaaggAGAAAGCTTCAAATATCGTCACCAATCAGCcaaaacctgcaaaacaaacttTGTAGCATCAGAAAAGTTAGAATGATAAGTCAACATGCCAGTTACTCGAGAATTCATCACTATGACTTTTCTGAAAACTGAAAATCAAGATTCTTCAAGTAAAAAATTGCTAATCAGAAAGTTATcaaattcacaagattgaaACCCCGATGTAAGCACAACAGTAGCACAGAATTATGCATCGCGCCCATAAAGATATGGGCAGAAGGCTTTCGTAACAATAGCGAACAAATAGCTAACAATCTAAAATGTACAATCACTAGAAAGTTGCCGTACTTCTAAACATAAAAGTCACAATTGGAAACACAAGTCGTTATTATTCATCAGTGATAGAAACAACTAAGTAGTACATTTCTGCATGTCAATTGTAcataaaaggaaaacaaatccaAAGCCCAAACAATATCCACCTCAATTCCACATTATGTTGAGCCAATCAGttctaaaacccaaaaacagaCTCCTTAACTTCCTTGATTTAAGACAAACCCATTATTAACAAACGCAAACAGAGTCTCGGATGAACAAAACAATGAAGTTTATCATCAAAACCGAcatccggaaaaaaaaaaaaggaaagaagaaagaaaaaattagcAAACAGTAGCTCGATGTCAATTACTTGTAAGTAATAAGTTGAACCTTTTATCACTAGAAActtcaaaagaaataaataaataaataaataaaccaatGGGTCTAAAAGTTGACTCTTGAACTTTCTCAAGAAACCCACCTGCACAGATCTCTACAAATCTAAACCCAGctcaaaaacaaaattagaaaaaatgcacaaaaacaaaaaacataaGATCTGAAAAGGATATACCTTCGCGGAGGACTGAGATTGAAGAGACCAAATCAAAGGGATCCATAGGCAGCAGATATAACAAGATAATGAATTTTCTTCTCAAAAATCAAACGAGATATTATATATACGCCAAGAAAGAGAGGGAGTGCATAAAATTTTGTGTTTTTACGCGCAAAAAGAgacaatttttatttatattttccaCAGTTGTCTTCTTCGTTCTTCGCTCTTCGATGTCTGAGCTTCAAAGGGCTGAGGGGGTTGTGCTAAGGGTGGCCtgtggttttcttttttattcctATTTTCCCCGTTTGTCTATCTATCTGTTCTTCTATTCCACACTACTACCTCAGCTTCAGCCTTTTCTCTTTGTCTGACAAtttgccattttttttccttctttaattctttcttttGGGTTCTGTGGCTTTTACTTTTGGAACCCACTTTTGAGAATTTAGACCACAGAATTTAAGGCTTCAAACCCTTTAGGCCTTTACCCTTACCACAAAAATATGTAAGAGTCCAACTAGAGTCTTACATAtttcccttttctttatttctcttatacatttttctttattgctgatggattttctttttattttctacaGAGGAAGAGATTCTAATACCCTCTATTTGATTAACTGCAAGGATTTATAAATATCTTTTCATgttaattttttgtatttttaattaCCATCTTTACCCTCACAATCAAGAACAAAAAGACaccattttataaaaaaaaatctcttcgATTCATATTTACTAATCATTTTCATGTTTTAGAATTTTCAAAGCCATAATTAACAGTGACTTTTTCAACAAAGTGTCCAATCAACACATATAAATTCCACTCAACtcaccatatatatacatatattaataattattatccttCCTTATATTTATACACTTTTCATAATTAATCaccttttcaaaaatttgacacCTGAAGTACATCTTGACAGATGCTCGGCACTTGTTAGACAGACTCATTAACAGTATTTTAATTTGCACACACATAAATCTGTTTTTCCCACTAATAATTTGCTTCTAGGAATTTTTATGGTGAAGGTTGGTAGTATAAATTCAAGCCACTTTTTTTAAATCTAAATAAAAACCATAATATGGAGAAAAACAAATGAACACCAAATCAATGGAGGAAGGTTGGGTTGGATGGTAAAATGAAGGGATTATAAGTAGGAGGCTTTGGATTTAAGACATCTagcttatgaaaaaaaaaattttaaaaacaccaAATCAATGAACTCCCTTTTTGGGCATTCGGATCATATAATAGTTTGTTATTGAATG
The genomic region above belongs to Coffea arabica cultivar ET-39 chromosome 7c, Coffea Arabica ET-39 HiFi, whole genome shotgun sequence and contains:
- the LOC113706826 gene encoding polyadenylate-binding protein-interacting protein 7; protein product: MNFSGKGALISDKKLSSTKITTLNPNAAEFVPSSLRSVTGSTSTAEASSKFAASATATLGKSVLDRSESSVSNNSDEEAHQYWRHQLPDDITPDFKVMGEDDPQGFNSLSLSSLSLTEVNEASRFPASIGSGFMLKDQNELSPHCVNGNSFNEKMRFPVSSYGENLSSGSFNSMSTKPWDKHIFNNDRLLSSVREGAPYNANSRHSLLSDLMNEQQYVDNADPLDFLASQFPGFAAESVAEVYFANGGDLNLTIEMLTQLELQVDGGLNQSINSKALSTPNLSAMDFPALSTIEGQNGMTKFAGDDLQQNISPYRSSEKDNVLLFKSGSSFPSRGAIDFAAAVRKMTPQDSGIWKYDRNGSADANAGSSRGSHVLASSYNTGQVRGIYNDRLQSRGSARAAPIWLETGEAVANMYSEMREEARDHARVRNAYFEQARQAYLVGNKALAKELSLKGQLHNMQMKAAHGKAQDSIYRQRNPGNPDGRGQERIIDLHGLHVTEALHILKRELSILRNAARSAEQRLQVYICVGTGHHTRGSRTPARLPVAVQRYLLEEEGLDYSEPQPGLLRVVIY